A genomic window from Lotus japonicus ecotype B-129 chromosome 1, LjGifu_v1.2 includes:
- the LOC130727645 gene encoding nuclear poly(A) polymerase 4 isoform X3 — protein sequence MAGSGSPNGGSTPPPPPPTQQVGFSKPISLAGPSDADIQRNLELEKFMLDSGLYESDEEAAARREVLRRLDQIVKSWVKQVTRQRGYTDQMVDDANAVIFTFGSYRLGVHGPGVDIDTLCIGPSYVNREEDFFFGLHDILAEMEEITELQPINDAHVPVMKFKFQGISIDLLYASISLLVVPEDVDISQGSVLHDVDEQTVRSLNGCRVADQILKLVPNVEHFRTTLRCLKFWAKRRGVYSNVTGFLGGVNWAILVARLCQFYPNAIPSMLVSRFFRVYTQWRWPNPVMLCSIEENELGFSIWDPRKNSRDRLHTMPIITPAYPCMNSSYNVSASTLRVMMEQFRHGNKICDEIELNKSQWSALFEPYVFFEAYKNYLQVDILALDADDLLAWKGWVESRLRLLTLKIERDTNGMLQCHPYPHEYADTSKPCAHSAFFMGLQRKEGVKGQEGQQFDIRGTVDEFRQEINMLYTYWKPGMEIYVSHVRRKKLPAFVFPDGYKRSRIPRNLSHTAEKMGDDTPMCNSGSRSSERCVKRKSNPEMVDVKPDKSEKRASVSPQNVSPASCSSKSGGTPQMSIEDIEGVRLASSTMKDADSNSGIKSSYGLLGSGTNIEVRNVQISETGSVDSTRLKQVQNENVVNGDKARDLGLDCLENAETAATKSLSNWKDGTVGMEQQLDKGCTFTKRAECSDFVPSASTQSLNCEPDVRLRSVV from the exons ATGGCAGGTTCCGGTAGTCCCAACGGTGGTTCTACACCGCCACCGCCGCCTCCAACTCAACAAGTTGGATTCTCAAAACCCATTTCCCTTGCTGGCCCTAGCGATGCTGATATCCAACGGAACCTCGAATTGGAGAAG TTCATGCTTGATTCTGGGCTTTACGAGAGTGATGAAGAAGCTGCAGCCAGACGAGAAGTCCTTCGCCGCCTTGACCAG ATTGTGAAAAGTTGGGTGAAGCAGGTGACTCGTCAACGAGGCTACACCGATCAGATGGTTGATGATGCAAATGCTGTCATTTTCACTTTTGGCTCTTATCGCCTTGGG GTTCATGGACCAGGAGTTGACATAGACACTTTGTGCATTGGTCCTTCTTATGTGAATCGAGAG GAAGACTTCTTTTTTGGTTTACATGACATTTTGGCTGAAATGGAAGAAATTACTGAACTTCAACCAATTAATGATGCACATGTCCCAGTAATGAAATTCAAGTTCCAGGGAATTTCTATAGATTTGCTGTATGCAAGCATATCTCTTTTGGTTGTGCCAGAA GACGTGGATATCTCACAAGGTTCTGTGCTGCATGATGTTGATGAACAAACTGTTCGAAGTCTTAATGGCTGCCGGGTGGCAGATCAGATTCTGAAACTTGTTCCTAATGTTGAG CACTTCCGTACTACGCTGAGATGTTTAAAGTTTTGGGCTAAAAGGCGTGGTGTGTATTCAAAT GTTACTGGATTCCTTGGCGGTGTAAATTGGGCTATTTTAGTCGCTCGACTGTGCCAGTTTTACCCTAATGCAATTCCTAGTATGTTGGTTTCTCGATTCTTTCGGGTCTATACACAGTGGCGGTGGCCAAACCCTGTAATGCTATGCTCTATAGAAGAAAATGAACTCGGTTTCTCTATATGGGATCCTCGTAAAAACTCCCGGGACAGATTGCACACTATGCCAATTATTACTCCTGCATACCCTTGCATGAATTCCAGCTACAATGTCTCAGCAAGCACTCTTCGTGTTATGATGGAACAGTTCCGCCATGGCAACAAGATTTGTGAT GAAATTGAGCTCAACAAATCCCAGTGGAGTGCACTTTTTGAACCATATGTCTTTTTTGAGGCATACAAAAACTATTTACAAGTAGACATACTTGCATTAGATGCTGATGACTTACTAGCGTGGAAGGGTTGGGTAGAATCTCGGTTGAGACTGCTAACCTTGAAG ATTGAGCGAGATACCAATGGGATGCTGCAGTGTCATCCTTATCCACACGAGTATGCAGACACATCCAAGCCTTGCGCACATTCTGCATTTTTCATGGGTTTGCAAAGAAAAGAGGGAGTAAAAGGTCAAGAGGGACAGCAATTTGATATACGCGGAACAGTTGATGAATTCAGACAAGAAATAAATATGTTGTATACATACTGGAAGCCTGGGATGGAAATTTATGTTTCTCATGTTCGTCGAAAGAAGCTCCCTGCATTTGTTTTTCCAGATGGTTACAAACGTTCTCGAATACCAAGGAATTTAAGCCATACAGCTGAAAAAATGGGCGATGATACTCCAATGTGCAACTCTGGGTCTAGGTCTTCTGAAAGATGCGTCAAGAGGAAAAGTAACCCTGAAATGGTGGATGTGAAGCCAGATAAATCAGAGAAGCGGGCATCTGTTAGCCCACAAAATGTTTCTCCGGCGAGTTGTTCTAGTAAATCAGGTGGCACACCTCAAATGAGTATTGAGGATATCGAAGGAGTTAGGTTAGCTAGCTCAACAATGAAAGATGCTGACAGCAACTCTGGAATTAAGTCATCTTATGGACTCCTAGGAAGTGGAACCAATATTGAAGTACGCAACGTGCAGATTAGTGAAACAGGTTCTGTTGACTCCACACGGCTGAAACAAGTTCAGAATGAG AATGTAGTCAATGGGGATAAAGCTCGTGATCTGGGTTTAGATTGCTTGGAAAATGCAGAAACTGCAGCTACCAAAAGCTTGTCAAACTGGAAAGACGGCACTGTTGGTATGGAACAACAACTAGACAAAGGTTGTACTTTCACCAAAAGGGCCGAATGTTCAGATTTTGTACCGAGTGCCAGCACCCAGAGCCTCAATTGTGAG CCAGATGTCAGACTCAGAAGTGTTGTATAA
- the LOC130727645 gene encoding nuclear poly(A) polymerase 4 isoform X1 → MAGSGSPNGGSTPPPPPPTQQVGFSKPISLAGPSDADIQRNLELEKFMLDSGLYESDEEAAARREVLRRLDQIVKSWVKQVTRQRGYTDQMVDDANAVIFTFGSYRLGVHGPGVDIDTLCIGPSYVNREEDFFFGLHDILAEMEEITELQPINDAHVPVMKFKFQGISIDLLYASISLLVVPEDVDISQGSVLHDVDEQTVRSLNGCRVADQILKLVPNVEHFRTTLRCLKFWAKRRGVYSNVTGFLGGVNWAILVARLCQFYPNAIPSMLVSRFFRVYTQWRWPNPVMLCSIEENELGFSIWDPRKNSRDRLHTMPIITPAYPCMNSSYNVSASTLRVMMEQFRHGNKICDEIELNKSQWSALFEPYVFFEAYKNYLQVDILALDADDLLAWKGWVESRLRLLTLKIERDTNGMLQCHPYPHEYADTSKPCAHSAFFMGLQRKEGVKGQEGQQFDIRGTVDEFRQEINMLYTYWKPGMEIYVSHVRRKKLPAFVFPDGYKRSRIPRNLSHTAEKMGDDTPMCNSGSRSSERCVKRKSNPEMVDVKPDKSEKRASVSPQNVSPASCSSKSGGTPQMSIEDIEGVRLASSTMKDADSNSGIKSSYGLLGSGTNIEVRNVQISETGSVDSTRLKQVQNENVVNGDKARDLGLDCLENAETAATKSLSNWKDGTVGMEQQLDKGCTFTKRAECSDFVPSASTQSLNCEMSDSEVLYKLKMGLGG, encoded by the exons ATGGCAGGTTCCGGTAGTCCCAACGGTGGTTCTACACCGCCACCGCCGCCTCCAACTCAACAAGTTGGATTCTCAAAACCCATTTCCCTTGCTGGCCCTAGCGATGCTGATATCCAACGGAACCTCGAATTGGAGAAG TTCATGCTTGATTCTGGGCTTTACGAGAGTGATGAAGAAGCTGCAGCCAGACGAGAAGTCCTTCGCCGCCTTGACCAG ATTGTGAAAAGTTGGGTGAAGCAGGTGACTCGTCAACGAGGCTACACCGATCAGATGGTTGATGATGCAAATGCTGTCATTTTCACTTTTGGCTCTTATCGCCTTGGG GTTCATGGACCAGGAGTTGACATAGACACTTTGTGCATTGGTCCTTCTTATGTGAATCGAGAG GAAGACTTCTTTTTTGGTTTACATGACATTTTGGCTGAAATGGAAGAAATTACTGAACTTCAACCAATTAATGATGCACATGTCCCAGTAATGAAATTCAAGTTCCAGGGAATTTCTATAGATTTGCTGTATGCAAGCATATCTCTTTTGGTTGTGCCAGAA GACGTGGATATCTCACAAGGTTCTGTGCTGCATGATGTTGATGAACAAACTGTTCGAAGTCTTAATGGCTGCCGGGTGGCAGATCAGATTCTGAAACTTGTTCCTAATGTTGAG CACTTCCGTACTACGCTGAGATGTTTAAAGTTTTGGGCTAAAAGGCGTGGTGTGTATTCAAAT GTTACTGGATTCCTTGGCGGTGTAAATTGGGCTATTTTAGTCGCTCGACTGTGCCAGTTTTACCCTAATGCAATTCCTAGTATGTTGGTTTCTCGATTCTTTCGGGTCTATACACAGTGGCGGTGGCCAAACCCTGTAATGCTATGCTCTATAGAAGAAAATGAACTCGGTTTCTCTATATGGGATCCTCGTAAAAACTCCCGGGACAGATTGCACACTATGCCAATTATTACTCCTGCATACCCTTGCATGAATTCCAGCTACAATGTCTCAGCAAGCACTCTTCGTGTTATGATGGAACAGTTCCGCCATGGCAACAAGATTTGTGAT GAAATTGAGCTCAACAAATCCCAGTGGAGTGCACTTTTTGAACCATATGTCTTTTTTGAGGCATACAAAAACTATTTACAAGTAGACATACTTGCATTAGATGCTGATGACTTACTAGCGTGGAAGGGTTGGGTAGAATCTCGGTTGAGACTGCTAACCTTGAAG ATTGAGCGAGATACCAATGGGATGCTGCAGTGTCATCCTTATCCACACGAGTATGCAGACACATCCAAGCCTTGCGCACATTCTGCATTTTTCATGGGTTTGCAAAGAAAAGAGGGAGTAAAAGGTCAAGAGGGACAGCAATTTGATATACGCGGAACAGTTGATGAATTCAGACAAGAAATAAATATGTTGTATACATACTGGAAGCCTGGGATGGAAATTTATGTTTCTCATGTTCGTCGAAAGAAGCTCCCTGCATTTGTTTTTCCAGATGGTTACAAACGTTCTCGAATACCAAGGAATTTAAGCCATACAGCTGAAAAAATGGGCGATGATACTCCAATGTGCAACTCTGGGTCTAGGTCTTCTGAAAGATGCGTCAAGAGGAAAAGTAACCCTGAAATGGTGGATGTGAAGCCAGATAAATCAGAGAAGCGGGCATCTGTTAGCCCACAAAATGTTTCTCCGGCGAGTTGTTCTAGTAAATCAGGTGGCACACCTCAAATGAGTATTGAGGATATCGAAGGAGTTAGGTTAGCTAGCTCAACAATGAAAGATGCTGACAGCAACTCTGGAATTAAGTCATCTTATGGACTCCTAGGAAGTGGAACCAATATTGAAGTACGCAACGTGCAGATTAGTGAAACAGGTTCTGTTGACTCCACACGGCTGAAACAAGTTCAGAATGAG AATGTAGTCAATGGGGATAAAGCTCGTGATCTGGGTTTAGATTGCTTGGAAAATGCAGAAACTGCAGCTACCAAAAGCTTGTCAAACTGGAAAGACGGCACTGTTGGTATGGAACAACAACTAGACAAAGGTTGTACTTTCACCAAAAGGGCCGAATGTTCAGATTTTGTACCGAGTGCCAGCACCCAGAGCCTCAATTGTGAG ATGTCAGACTCAGAAGTGTTGTATAAATTGAAGATGGGGCTAG GAGGATGA
- the LOC130727644 gene encoding receptor-like protein kinase HSL1: MSKIPLPVLKLPLYLFLLLAITVPFQVISQATTTEETVLLTLKHQLGDPPSLQSWKQSPSSPCDWPEILCTAGAVTELLLPSKNITQTSLPATICDLKNLTKLDLSNNSIAGEFPTSLYNCSSLQYLDLSQNYLAGVIPDDINRLKTLTYLNLAGNSFTGDVPAAIGKLPELRTLHLYQNNFNGTLPKEIGDLSNLETLGLAYNWRLTPMAIPFEFGNLKNLRFMWMKQCNLIGEIPESFVNLTSLEQLDLSVNNLTGSIPSSLFSFKNLKFLYLFRNRLSGVIPSSVKALNLTDIDLAMNNLTGSIPQEFGKLKNLTMLHLYLNQFSGEIPSSLGLIPSLRNFRVFGNKLSGTLPPKLGLYSNLVSFEVSDNELVGGLPENLCAGGVLMGLIAFSNNLSGNLPRWLEDCASLTTVQLYNNKFSGEVPLGLWNLRRLQTLMLSNNSFSGKLPSELSSNVSRLEIRNNNFSGQISLGISSAVNLVVFDARNNMISGEIPRELTSLSKLTTLMLDGNQISGPLPSKIISWQSLNTMSLSRNKLSGRIPVAIASLPNLVYLDLSENEISGVIPTQVAKLRFVFLNLSSNNLSGNIPDEFDNLAYESSFLNNSHLCAHNQRLNLSNCLAKTSPPSSNSSSKFLSLILSVTSIVLLILASLALYTLKKQCGKKQLRPKISTWRLTSFQRFDLTEINLFSSLTENNLIGSGGFGKVYRIASDHSGEYVAVKKLWNSKDVDDKLEKEFMAEVETLGHIRHSNVVKLLCCYSSENSKILVYEYMENQSLDKWLHRKKKTSSITELSSPNKNHLVLSWPTRLKIAIGAAQGLCYMHHECSPRIIHRDVKSSNILLDSEFKACIADFGLAKILTKPGELHSMSALAGSFGYIPPEYAYSTKINEKVDVYSFGVVLLELVTGREPNNAGEHGGSLVDWVWQHFSEGKCLSGAFDEGIKETRHAEEMTTVVKLGLMCTSSLPSTRPSMKEVLQVLRQSCSHGSAHKRVATEFDITPLLGDTRYITSYKDSRVVSENEDTCLYSV, from the exons ATGTCCAAAATACCCCTCCCCGTGCTGAAACTTCCACTCTATTTGTTCCTCTTGCTCGCCATCACGGTGCCCTTTCAAGTAATTTCGCAAGCAACAACCACCGAGGAAACAGTCCTACTCACCCTGAAACACCAACTGGGTGATCCACCGTCGCTCCAGTCATGGAAACAGTCACCATCCTCGCCGTGCGACTGGCCGGAGATTCTCTGCACCGCCGGCGCCGTCACGGAGCTCCTCCTCCCAAGCAAAAACATCACACAGACGAGTCTCCCAGCCACAATCTGCGACCTCAAAAACCTCACCAAGCTAGACCTCTCCAACAACTCCATCGCCGGCGAGTTCCCGACGTCGCTGTACAACTGCTCCAGCCTCCAGTACCTCGACCTCTCCCAGAACTACCTCGCCGGCGTGATCCCTGACGACATCAACCGCCTCAAAACCCTGACGTACCTCAACCTCGCCGGAAACAGCTTCACCGGCGACGTCCCAGCAGCGATCGGGAAACTCCCGGAGCTTCGAACTCTTCACCTGTATCAGAACAACTTCAACGGAACACTCCCGAAGGAGATTGGGGATTTGTCCAACCTTGAAACGCTGGGTTTGGCTTATAACTGGAGACTCACACCCATGGCGATACCCTTCGAGTTCGGGAACCTGAAGAACCTTCGTTTCATGTGGATGAAACAGTGTAACCTGATCGGGGAGATTCCCGAAAGCTTCGTGAATCTCACGAGCCTCGAACAGTTGGATTTGTCTGTGAACAATTTGACAGGAAGCATTCCTAGTTCTCTGTTTTCGTTCAAGAATCTCAAGTTTCTGTACCTGTTTCGTAATAGGTTGTCAGGGGTGatacccagttcggtgaaagcGTTGAATTTGACTGATATAGATTTGGCTATGAACAATTTAACAGGTTCCATACCCCAAGAGTTTGGGAAGTTGAAGAATTTGACTATGTTGCACTTGTATTTGAATCAATTCTCTGGTGAGATTCCTAGTAGTTTAGGCTTAATCCCAAGTCTAAGGAACTTCAGGGTTTTTGGGAACAAGTTGAGTGGAACTTTGCCTCCAAAACTAGGCTTGTATTCAAACCTTGTATCTTTTGAAGTTTCTGACAATGAACTAGTTGGTGGGTTGCCAGAGAATTTGTGTGCTGGTGGTGTTTTGATGGGTTTGATTGCTTTTTCAAACAATCTCAGTGGGAACTTGCCTAGATGGCTTGAGGATTGTGCTTCTCTTACCACAGTTCAGCTTTACAATAACAAGTTTTCAGGGGAGGTTCCTTTGGGTTTGTGGAATTTGAGGAGACTGCAAACCTTGATGTTAAGCAACAACTCCTTTTCTGGGAAGCTTCCAAGTGAATTGTCTTCGAATGTTTCGAGACTTGAGATCAGAAACAACAACTTCTCAGGTCAGATATCTCTTGGAATTTCATCAGCTGTGAATTTAGTAGTTTTTGATGCAAGAAACAACATGATTTCGGGTGAAATTCCAAGGGAATTGACAAGTCTTTCAAAACTCACTACCCTCATGCTTGATGGTAATCAAATTTCTGGTCCACTTCCTTCAAAGATCATTTCATGGCAATCACTGAATACTATGTCCCTCTCAAGGAACAAGCTTTCTGGCCGAATCCCCGTAGCTATCGCGAGTCTTCCTAACCTTGTTTACTTGGACTTGTCTGAGAATGAAATCTCTGGTGTAATCCCAACTCAGGTTGCCAAATTGAGGTTTGTTTTTCTCAACTTGTCCTCCAACAACCTTTCTGGTAACATCCCTGATGAGTTTGATAACCTTGCATATGAAAGCAGTTTCTTGAACAATTCCCATCTATGTGCTCACAACCAAAGACTCAACCTTTCAAACTGCTTGGCCAAAACCTCACCACCCTCCAGCAATTCCTCTTCCAAATTCCTTTCCCTGATTCTCTCTGTCACCTCCATTGTGTTACTGATCCTTGCCTCCTTGGCCTTGTACACTTTGAAAAAGCAATGTGGCAAAAAGCAATTAAGGCCAAAGATATCAACATGGAGGCTTACCTCATTCCAGAGGTTTGATCTCACAGAAATAAATCTCTTCTCAAGTTTAACAGAAAACAACCTCATAGGAAGTGGAGGATTTGGGAAAGTCTACCGGATTGCTTCAGATCATTCCGGCGAGTATGTTGCGGTGAAAAAGCTTTGGAACAGCAAAGATGTCGATGACAAGCTGGAGAAAGAGTTTATGGCTGAGGTGGAGACCCTGGGCCACATTCGGCATTCCAATGTGGTGAAGCTTCTGTGTTGTTATTCAAGTGAGAACTCCAAGATTCTTGTTTATGAATACATGGAAAACCAGAGCCTGGACAAATGGCTTCATAGGAAGAAGAAAACATCATCAATTACTGAGTTGAGTTCACCCAACAAGAATCATCTGGTGTTGAGTTGGCCTACGAGATTGAAGATTGCCATCGGAGCTGCACAAGGTCTGTGTTATATGCACCACGAATGCTCACCGCGAATCATCCACAGAGATGTCAAGTCCAGTAATATACTGCTAGACTCAGAGTTCAAGGCTTGTATAGCAGATTTTGGGCTAGCTAAGATATTGACAAAGCCAGGGGAGCTACACTCCATGTCTGCTCTAGCAGGGTCTTTTGGCTACATTCCACCAG AATATGCTTACTCAACTAAGATTAACGAGAAGGTTGATGTATACAGCTTTGGAGTTGTACTTCTAGAGCTTGTAACGGGAAGAGAGCCTAACAACGCAGGCGAGCATGGAGGCAGCCTTGTTGATTGGGTATGGCAGCATTTCAGTGAAGGGAAGTGCCTTAGTGGTGCCTTTGATGAGGGTATCAAAGAAACACGTCATGCAGAAGAGATGACCACCGTCGTCAAATTAGGCCTGATGTGCACAAGTTCATTACCCTCAACTAGGCCTTCCATGAAGGAGGTTTTGCAAGTTCTTCGTCAGTCTTGTTCTCATGGTTCAGCTCATAAAAGAGTAGCAACTGAGTTTGACATCACCCCTCTTCTTGGGGATACGAGGTACATTACTAGTTATAAGGATAGCAGGGTGGTAAGTGAAAATGAAGATACCTGCTTGTATAGTGTGTGA
- the LOC130727645 gene encoding nuclear poly(A) polymerase 4 isoform X2, with amino-acid sequence MAGSGSPNGGSTPPPPPPTQQVGFSKPISLAGPSDADIQRNLELEKFMLDSGLYESDEEAAARREVLRRLDQIVKSWVKQVTRQRGYTDQMVDDANAVIFTFGSYRLGVHGPGVDIDTLCIGPSYVNREEDFFFGLHDILAEMEEITELQPINDAHVPVMKFKFQGISIDLLYASISLLVVPEDVDISQGSVLHDVDEQTVRSLNGCRVADQILKLVPNVEHFRTTLRCLKFWAKRRGVYSNVTGFLGGVNWAILVARLCQFYPNAIPSMLVSRFFRVYTQWRWPNPVMLCSIEENELGFSIWDPRKNSRDRLHTMPIITPAYPCMNSSYNVSASTLRVMMEQFRHGNKICDEIELNKSQWSALFEPYVFFEAYKNYLQVDILALDADDLLAWKGWVESRLRLLTLKIERDTNGMLQCHPYPHEYADTSKPCAHSAFFMGLQRKEGVKGQEGQQFDIRGTVDEFRQEINMLYTYWKPGMEIYVSHVRRKKLPAFVFPDGYKRSRIPRNLSHTAEKMGDDTPMCNSGSRSSERCVKRKSNPEMVDVKPDKSEKRASVSPQNVSPASCSSKSGGTPQMSIEDIEGVRLASSTMKDADSNSGIKSSYGLLGSGTNIEVRNVQISETGSVDSTRLKQVQNENVVNGDKARDLGLDCLENAETAATKSLSNWKDGTVGMEQQLDKGCTFTKRAECSDFVPSASTQSLNCEEDEFGVVRENGR; translated from the exons ATGGCAGGTTCCGGTAGTCCCAACGGTGGTTCTACACCGCCACCGCCGCCTCCAACTCAACAAGTTGGATTCTCAAAACCCATTTCCCTTGCTGGCCCTAGCGATGCTGATATCCAACGGAACCTCGAATTGGAGAAG TTCATGCTTGATTCTGGGCTTTACGAGAGTGATGAAGAAGCTGCAGCCAGACGAGAAGTCCTTCGCCGCCTTGACCAG ATTGTGAAAAGTTGGGTGAAGCAGGTGACTCGTCAACGAGGCTACACCGATCAGATGGTTGATGATGCAAATGCTGTCATTTTCACTTTTGGCTCTTATCGCCTTGGG GTTCATGGACCAGGAGTTGACATAGACACTTTGTGCATTGGTCCTTCTTATGTGAATCGAGAG GAAGACTTCTTTTTTGGTTTACATGACATTTTGGCTGAAATGGAAGAAATTACTGAACTTCAACCAATTAATGATGCACATGTCCCAGTAATGAAATTCAAGTTCCAGGGAATTTCTATAGATTTGCTGTATGCAAGCATATCTCTTTTGGTTGTGCCAGAA GACGTGGATATCTCACAAGGTTCTGTGCTGCATGATGTTGATGAACAAACTGTTCGAAGTCTTAATGGCTGCCGGGTGGCAGATCAGATTCTGAAACTTGTTCCTAATGTTGAG CACTTCCGTACTACGCTGAGATGTTTAAAGTTTTGGGCTAAAAGGCGTGGTGTGTATTCAAAT GTTACTGGATTCCTTGGCGGTGTAAATTGGGCTATTTTAGTCGCTCGACTGTGCCAGTTTTACCCTAATGCAATTCCTAGTATGTTGGTTTCTCGATTCTTTCGGGTCTATACACAGTGGCGGTGGCCAAACCCTGTAATGCTATGCTCTATAGAAGAAAATGAACTCGGTTTCTCTATATGGGATCCTCGTAAAAACTCCCGGGACAGATTGCACACTATGCCAATTATTACTCCTGCATACCCTTGCATGAATTCCAGCTACAATGTCTCAGCAAGCACTCTTCGTGTTATGATGGAACAGTTCCGCCATGGCAACAAGATTTGTGAT GAAATTGAGCTCAACAAATCCCAGTGGAGTGCACTTTTTGAACCATATGTCTTTTTTGAGGCATACAAAAACTATTTACAAGTAGACATACTTGCATTAGATGCTGATGACTTACTAGCGTGGAAGGGTTGGGTAGAATCTCGGTTGAGACTGCTAACCTTGAAG ATTGAGCGAGATACCAATGGGATGCTGCAGTGTCATCCTTATCCACACGAGTATGCAGACACATCCAAGCCTTGCGCACATTCTGCATTTTTCATGGGTTTGCAAAGAAAAGAGGGAGTAAAAGGTCAAGAGGGACAGCAATTTGATATACGCGGAACAGTTGATGAATTCAGACAAGAAATAAATATGTTGTATACATACTGGAAGCCTGGGATGGAAATTTATGTTTCTCATGTTCGTCGAAAGAAGCTCCCTGCATTTGTTTTTCCAGATGGTTACAAACGTTCTCGAATACCAAGGAATTTAAGCCATACAGCTGAAAAAATGGGCGATGATACTCCAATGTGCAACTCTGGGTCTAGGTCTTCTGAAAGATGCGTCAAGAGGAAAAGTAACCCTGAAATGGTGGATGTGAAGCCAGATAAATCAGAGAAGCGGGCATCTGTTAGCCCACAAAATGTTTCTCCGGCGAGTTGTTCTAGTAAATCAGGTGGCACACCTCAAATGAGTATTGAGGATATCGAAGGAGTTAGGTTAGCTAGCTCAACAATGAAAGATGCTGACAGCAACTCTGGAATTAAGTCATCTTATGGACTCCTAGGAAGTGGAACCAATATTGAAGTACGCAACGTGCAGATTAGTGAAACAGGTTCTGTTGACTCCACACGGCTGAAACAAGTTCAGAATGAG AATGTAGTCAATGGGGATAAAGCTCGTGATCTGGGTTTAGATTGCTTGGAAAATGCAGAAACTGCAGCTACCAAAAGCTTGTCAAACTGGAAAGACGGCACTGTTGGTATGGAACAACAACTAGACAAAGGTTGTACTTTCACCAAAAGGGCCGAATGTTCAGATTTTGTACCGAGTGCCAGCACCCAGAGCCTCAATTGTGAG GAGGATGAGTTTGGAGTGGTACGTGAAAATGGGAGGTGA